In Brachypodium distachyon strain Bd21 chromosome 5, Brachypodium_distachyon_v3.0, whole genome shotgun sequence, the genomic window ACTCGTACACCAGGAtgtgctcgccgccgtccgcgcaGAACCCGAGCAGCCGGACCAGGTTCTTGTGGTTGAGCCGCGACAGGAGCGAGAGCTCCGACACGAAGGCCGACTCGTGGTTCACGCGGCGTgccgcggctgctgcggcggaggacgaggcGCCACCCGTGTCGCGGCGCTCCGCGCGCTTGATGGCGACCTCGCGGCCGTCGGGGAGGGAAGCGCGGTAGACGGCGCCGAAGCTGCCGGAACCGATGCGGTGGGACGGGGAAAAGACGCCCGTGGCGGCACGGAGCGCGGCCAGGGGGAACTGCTCCACGGTCGTGTTCGGGCCCTTGGAGAGCAGCGCGCTGAGCCGCCGCGgcacgcgcggcggcgccgggattgtTGCCGATGTCGGCTCGGCGTGGATTCGCCCGGAGCCGTGGGAGCTGcttctgccgctgccgctgcgctgGCGCAGGCAGTAGGCGACCGAGAGCGCGGCCAAGAGGGTCCCTAGCCCCGACCCGATGCCAACACAGATCAATGCGATCGCCAGATCACTGATCGGCCGCTGCTTCTTGCCCGTCGACTGAGACGTGCTAGGCACCTGCAGCATCATCGGCGGGGTGTAGCCGCAGGGGTAGCAGATGGCGGCGCCGTAGCCGGTGGAGTCGCCGCAGAGAGCAGCGGAGCCCGACCAGACGCCGCACGGGCACGACCCCGACGGCGCGCACGGGCCAGGCAGCACCTTGTCGAACACCTTGCTGAGACCGCCCGCGACGTCCCCGCCCCAGCACACCATCGAGTAGTCGGACATGAGCACGCCGCAAACCACCTTCCCCTTGGCCTCCAGCGCGACGAACTGCCGCTGCGCCATggcctgcggcggcgccgcctccgcctcgggcCAGCAGGAGGCCGTCCAGTTCCCCCACAGCACGCACGTGACGCCGTCGCCCACCGCCACCGTGGACACCGAGCGAACCAGCCtaggcggcgccgcggccgcgacgGCTGCGGCCTCTCCCCAGCAATCAAGCATCCCTGCGTCGTCCACGGCGCAGGCGTGCCTCTCGCCCGCCGCGAGCAGCATGTACCTGCCCCTCGGCTCCCGCCCCACCGCGTCCCCATCACCGTAGCACTTCACCTCCCCTGTCCCTACCACCAGGCCACAAACAAACCCGCCACCCAGAGCCACCGCTGTGAACCCAACATCTTTCGGCAAGGGTGCCCATGGCCACCTCCAGCACTGGATCCTCGTCTCCACGAGCCCGCAGACGTactccccgccgcccgccacgGCGGAGAGCTCCGCGCCCCTGTACACCCTCTTGGACGGCTTCTCTTCATCGGCGAGGTCCCACCAGCGCATGGACTCCGGATTTGACGAAGTCGGGCCGACGGAGCAGACATATCcatcgccggcgacgacggcggagAACGGCGTAGTACTAGCACCACCGCGGCCTTCGCCATGGCCGTACTCGTGGGGGCTCGCGGAGCGATTGGAGACGCTGGCGCAGGAGAGATGGTAATCGGTGCCCGTGGACACGAGGCCGCAGGCGAGGTGGTGCGGGGAGGTGGTGttggcgccgacggcggcgatcGCGATGGTGGGGAGCgcgaaggaagaggaggcggcggctagggATGGGagcgcgaggacgacgagaGCGAAGAAGAAGGTTAGAGGTGAGGGAGGAAATTTTGGAGACATTGGGTTGGGGGAAGAGGTTGGGGGAGAAGGGGAGAAAGGGAGGAGTTTGTGTAGACCATTGTCGCGAggggatcgaggaaggaggaaggggagcgAGGGAACGGGGGAGGTTTAAAGGTTGGTGTCcttttcatttccttttttgttctcTCGTTTTAAATAGTAAGTGCAGCAATAAACACATGGAGTAGTAGTGACAGTAAAATCTTTTTAAAGAGCGAACGCTGATTGAACGCAGTTTGATCTACTCTCTAGCTCGTTAAAAAATGGGGTACAGTTTATCACAAAACCCCCATGTTAACAGTAGTAATGACTTACATGTCATTTCCATCTCACACGATCTAGCTATATATATTTGACGagatctagacgctttttaagaatagatacatccatatttcaacaaatttgaatcaagaatttaaaTCAGAGGgaataaaaaacaaacatgcatgAGCTGGACTAAATTTGTAAGTTTTTATAGAGCCTTGTGAGCCGCACACCCATCGAGTAAGAACTTGAGATCCTCGTGGCGTTAATTAACGATTTGATATCAAACGTACGTCATACGTGCATATGCATACAATCACGACTTCTGTTGACCGTTATGTGCTAGCTGAAGGAGGAAAGTAAGATAATTTTTTCTCATGgtcttcccaaatcccaatcCTTCCTAACGTGTGAAACAAATCCATCGATAATTCTTCACGTGCGGCGTCTGTGCAGCTTCCAACAACGTGCCCAGAGTCCGGATTCCGTCTAACGTCCTGCGCGAAGTTGGGAGAAAATGATGGTCACTATGCTTGTCTCACTCGGTACAGGGAAACAGCCAAGTAAAAGGTAAGACTAAATTGTTCTTGAGAAAGCGAGACCACAtggaaaagagaaaattatAATGAGTTGATTCCAGATGTAGAAACACATTTTGCAATTTGTAGCAGGAGGTGCATATACACGAGATTTAGCCGCGTAGACATATATACGCGgccatttatttttctttttgtcggCGATACGGAATTCGAAAGTCATATTACGCGGTCTCAAAGGGACTCGTTGACCGTCAACGTACGTACGCTCTGACCAAAGAACTGAAACAATGGTCGGTCTCAACTGGTACCCGTTTTCTGGGACGGCGTCCAAAATGGAGGGGACGAAAAGGATGCAGACTCGTTAAGTCCATCCTCTTTACACACGTCCGATGTGTCTTTATACTCTATACACGCAGTAGACTCGTAAAATGGAGATGTAGTGTGCACCACTCTTTTCTGCTCTGTTTGGATTTGTGTTTGGATTTTACTGGCTATACTGAAGTAGTACCTGTCACAGTGTCACAAGGATACTGCACGCTAGAGGCTAGCTTCCAAGTACTCATGCTTCTCCTAATTTCATTCCGTACAAGTTTTTGTGTTGAAGAGTTTTGGTGCATCTtcccttgtttttttcttcattcttTCAATCAATCTCCGATGAACTGTTTCGCTCTCCTACCTGTTTTGCCTAAGCCGTGCAGCATTGTTTAAGTTCACATGAATGAATAGTCAGGTTGGTGCAGGGGATCTTGGTATTGTATTGCCGTTTGTTTAGCCCAGCTGCTTGCGTCAAGATCGAAGAGTGAGGTGTGTAATAATCTGAACACCAAATGCTGGATGTTAGCACCTTCCAGTGACCCGGCCTGTCCAAGAACATTTCCAGTGTGACCTTTCTTGTGTAATTTTTGTGCGCAGGTGGTGGTAGATCAATCTGCACTTCTGGATCAAAACCAGTTTTACCTagtcagtttttcttttgttggaaAAGTCCAGAGCTTCtctgaatcttttttttttaaactagcTTCTCTGAATCTTTTCCACCTGAACTTTTAGCTTTCCACATAGGTTTGATCCTCCATTGAGTTTTCCCCAACGATGAGACTTTCTTACGGGCTAATGGATTTTTATCCAGTCCCAGGTTCTGGCTTTTAGTCCGTGCACAGCATCATCTTGATTTTTCGGAGTAAAATTATTGGCCTAACCATTTCATCCATTTCGCTTGCTTTTTGTTTAGCAAATCTCAGTGGGAGGGCGCAGCTTTGTTCATAAATCAGATAGTACATCTATGTCATTCGTTGACTACATTTCTTAATATATGGCGTGTTGTCAAATTCATCGGGTCCATGATTTACGAAAGTAGCCGTCGTTGAACATTTTTTCCTCAGGGGCCTACACTACACAGTGCGTTGTAGCTAGGCTGATGCAGCACTAGTCAAATCCACACTTGTGTATTTGCAAGTTCATATTTACTTTACAAGTTTTAGAAGCCATAAAGCATCTAATATAGTCCTTGCCTCCTTGGTTGCGAATTTGACAAAGAAGCGAGATGTCAACCTTCTACCGTACCCCTTTTCCTAGCAATAATTAACCATTACCGGAACACATTTAAAAGCTGCAAATGGAGGGACAACCTGTACTATCATACTGTACCCTAAGAGTTGGTGGTTCCTGAAGGGAACAGCTCAACAGCAGAAAACCTTGTATGGCTCTTTTCTGAATACAAGCTAAGCTGATTCTGTGAACATAATCTAGCTGAAGATCTACTAGTGGCTCTTGACAAAACAAACCAAGAGGAGAGAAGActttgcaaaacaaaacagttTTGTATACAGTATTCAGCAGTACTTGAGATGACACATCCACATCAGAAAAATTATTGGCCGGGAGATAAcgtttctataaaaaaaaaaattctgataTATTGTTATTCCCGTAGCTGGTGTTGCGCGAAGGAAGATCTATGATGTTTGTCTTGTATCTTTGGACGGCGataaaggaaaaagaaagaaagaagtcTTGCCAATACCTCTCCTTATGTTGCACAGAACGTCCAGCTTGTCCTTTCTGCACCACAATTTCTAAAATGAAGTCCGCTTTTAACCAATCAGCTTGGAAGATTTATTAGTGACCATCACCTAGAgcgataaataaacaaattgtCTGAGCTAGTCGATTTTGCCACTGTTACCGACGAGAAATCGAACTCAAGAAAGCCAGAATTCGGCAAAAAGGAAATGCAGATCACGTCAGTCTGCGACGAAGACGAACTACAAGTAAGATCTACGACGACCCCGTTCGCTCGCGCGTGGCCTGAGGTGCGTTCTCACGTCAGGTCTGCTTCCGGGTGGCTGCCACAACCGAAAAGTTCCCTTTGCAGGGACCGGCGGGACGTGTGTGTGTGGCTCGGCTTTGCTCTCGCGCGGCGCGGGTTTCGTTCGTTCGGAGGAAGAAATGGTGTGAGTTTTGTAAGTACAACGCACTACGCAGTTTGCACCTCACACGCTGACCGACCGGCTTATAGCGTCGCGTCCTGACCGCTGACCGGGCTCattcttcctccctcccggCCGGAAAATCGGAAACGGTGGGCGTCTACAcgggagaaggaagaagagaattAAAAATCAGGAGGAAGTCGATACACATTGACGATTGACCCCGGCCGGCCTCCACGGGAGAAGGCTGGAACTTGGGTGCGTTGGACCGGGCCGGTCGAGCGGCGATCGGGGGACGTGAGCGTGTGATGTTGTTCCCCCAAACGCTGCCCTGCGGGTGTCGTGACTCGGACTCGCCCAGGGAAATCTCTCCCGGATCCCGACAGGCGACCGGCACACAGCACAGGCTAAGAGCAAGACTAATAAGACTAATAGCTTAGCACGAAGTAGCTTCTACAAGTTTTGTGTCGTGTCATCTTTAACTAATATAATAACTAGCATGTATAATAAGTTGGTTATAAAATATACTATTTTATTAATAGCAGGTCCACATTATAATTTTACAGAATATCTAAGAACACGTGTTGCAGCTGGCTACTAGTTAACAACCCACCTCtattctctcttctcttctttttccttcaaCTAAGCACCAATATAGTATTAAAATTCTTATAGCCAGATTATAGCCCACTATTATTCTTGCTCTAAGCGCGAGCGCGGGCGGATAATGTATACCGGTGCACCCAACCGAGCAGGGTGGGGACGGCAGGGCTTGGGAGTCGCAGATATGGCCATAAAACCGGGTGGAATTTTTTAGAACTGATATTAGTGGAATAGAAACGGAAACGAAAGTGTAGCAGCCTGAAAGAGTAATCACATCGCTTTGCATAAACATTTGCATGTTAAATAAGGGGGAAATATCAGATGAAAACGGCAATCAGGTGAAAACCGGAAAACTCCATCCGTGAGCCGTTGGATCGCCAATTCACGGCCCAGATCGAAGGTTGGATCCAACAGCTGACGGCAGCAGTTTTCAGGTTTTCACCTGATGGCCGCAGTTTAAAGACTGCTACCAACCTGCATCTTGATTCTATTACATTTATATATTTGCCCAGCAAAACGGCCGGTTATTGTTTTGGAGATCAAAACAGACAGGATTCAAGTGGCCAATGTGATACGCAATATGAGACTACCAGCAATATGATTTTTTCATTGTACGAGAAATCTGTTTGGAGAATCTCTAAAGCAATGGGAGGTTGAAACGTTTGTGTAGTTTAATGTCTTTATCTGATAGGAAGGATAAGCTATTTGAGGATTTGGACGTTAGAGCTAGTTTTTCAGTTGGCTCTTTATAGAGGGCACTGAGAAGATCTCCAGTTCCATTTCCCCTGCAAATTTATGTCGATTGTCAAATCTGCCTTTAAAGAGAGCAAGTTTTCTCTTGTGCTTAGTGAGTAAAGCTATTTTTTTAGCCAGGGTTGTGCTGACCTCCAGGGGGTGTGGGAGGGGGTTGTTCACTGTCCTTTTTGCTCGAGGAAGGTGAGTATCAATCTTTTCTTCTCATATTCGCTAGCTCGTTTTGTTTAGCGCTTAGTGTAGTGTAGTTTTGGTTTTCTTCTCACTGCTTGCTTGGTTCAGGAGTTGTTCGATGAATGGCTTATTGATATTTAGCAAGTGAGAGGGAAATCTGGTGTTGGTAGGAGATGCAGCTGTTTCTTGGATTATCTGGAAAACTAGGAACAATGTTTGTTTCCATAATTCTGGCCAGATGATCTAACAGCTGTTTTGTTTGTCACTTCTTCAACTATTGTTTCTTGGACTGGTTTGCAGAGAAACACATCCAAGGAACTTCTGCAAAGTTACTTCTTCAACTATTGTTTCTTGGACTGGTTTGCAGAGAAACACATGCAAGGAACTGGTTTGTCACTTCTTCAACTATTGTTTCTTGGACTGGTTTGCAGAGAAACACATCCAAGGAACTTCTGCAAAGTTACTTCTTCAACTATTGTTTCTTGGACTGGTTTGCAGAGAAACACATGCAAGGAACTTCTGCAAAGTTGTTTGTGACTAAGGCTGTCAGGTGTTGAGTGTGGAAGGTAATAATTGTTGCCGCCGTCTAGTTTTACGGAACGGAAGAGATCGAGACTAGCTCAGTGCTTTTATTTCTGGGTTTGTTGCTCAATGCGATCTATTTAAGTTGTATTAACGGACACATGGTTTGCTTTAATGAAACCGGAGGGGAATGCTGTCTGTTTGTCAAAAAAACCAGCCATCGCCTGTACACAAGACATCCGAAGGCTTAGTCAAAGTAACGTCCACTGGTCATCAGACTCAGCGATCTGAAAGTTTGGAATAATTATGCAATCCAACCAAACAGTAGGTGAACACAGCAATCCACTGCGGGATTATAGCACATGATGTACCAAAATTGAGGTCATATGAACTACAATGGCATCTTCACATCCTACGACAAACCATGTAATGTCGAAAGCACTAACTACACAAATCTAAGTAGTGATGTAAATAAACATCTAAACTTTGCTACGCTCACTAATCTGGCTTTAGTCAGGATTACAACCAAACCAAAACACTAGGTCGCATGATGTACATTGGTGACTCAAAAATCTTGACAAGAAAGTTACATCTTTGCCACATAAGGACTGAACAGATGAAGTTCCTCTCCTTTCTGGTGCCTGTCAAGAGATGCTACCGCAGCCATTTAGACTGGAGATGATAGGCCAAGGCAGATACAAAAACTGCAATCTCATGACGAAGGTCAACTAGCCATTAATCTGGGGGAAGATTTGTGATATCTTCATAAAAACATCCATGACCTAAGagcagagacagagagagaagCAGGGAGAGTTAAAATCATAAAGTTGACATGTGAGACGATGACAAAAGTTAAGAGCATCCAAACATACCTCTTTGTCGTTTTGGTATTTTACAATATTCAGAGGGTTCTGCGAGCACTGCATCAAGAAGATACCACATCAGCATAATGAAATAATTAAACGCTGGAATACAGTTTGTACAGGAGTCAGGAACTTGCATCCATGATGGCAGTTTGAATTTTTGGATTCTGGAATGCAACAGCAACTTCTGGGTTCGCCATTATTTTTGATACAACTTCCTCTGGAGTCATGCCAACTTGTGCTGTACAAGCAACCAACGAGACTAAGAATTAAGATCTAGCCATCTTCAtgtcaaaacaaaattcatGGGTAACTGCTGgaacaaatttaaaatataTGGCCTATGGTAAGCAATAGAAAATTGCTTCAGGGAAGGAATGGATTTTCAATTCGATTATGTTCAACTATTTCAGGCACCTATCAAGTAGTATAATAAGAACCAAAATAATATGAGCATGTGTCAAAGCTATGGTAGAcgtttggaacaagaattaaCAAGGGTATCAAAAGAACATCACAACATTTAACATTAACTCCAGGTCTCCAGCCCAACGATTGTATGAACGGTCTCACAAACTCAGGTGTACATAATTTATACAGCCTTTTGAAGAACAAAGGAAAATTCATGTACTCCAAACAGGACCCAAGTAAAAGTGGTTGATTCACTCACCAAACTGCTGCCTGACTTCAGGACTGCTAAGGTCAAAGTTCTTCAAATGATCAACCATGCGGTTATCCCATTGATCAGGAGATGCACCCATGTTGTTTCTGTTAATAAGCAAATAATCAGTAATAGGTATATTGATACTTAGTTCAACTCCACACAGCAAGAGACATAATAGACCATGGGTGTCTGCATTGGTTCTGGGCTAACACAAGTTGCATAAAGCGCATGACATTACTCAGCAAATACAAGGTTCAACCCTAGAAGCTTATACCAGTCCACACCATCATTGTTCAATACTACAAGACTTGTATTTTATCTATAAAAAATGACATGGGTTGTGCTCCATCTGAATTGTTTTTGGTCAGGGTTGACTTTCCGATTTGAAAGGATAAAATCAGAAATAGATGCACATATAAAAAGTGCAAAGTATAAATGTATTACAGCATATCCTCTAGTTGTTGGCGGTACATCGGATTCTGAAGCATCCCTGGAAAATAAATTCTCACGCATTACTATAtgtaaacagaaaacaaactCAATCTATGTGATACGGAATTGTTTCAAGTCCACAGGAGCATACACTTGAATGAATCTGGGTTCCTCATCTCCTCAGGCAAGTAGCTGCAACATGTGAAGAAAGTAGCATCCTTAAAAGTACCAAAAAAGGATATCTTAATGTTAAAGCTAATTTTCTGATATACAAGGAACTAACAACTTTAAATTACTGAAACTGCAGCATATGCCGTGCATTATAAGAAATGCAAGTGCCGGCATGACACTCTCAGTATGCCATAAGCACAATGCTGACAACATGCTATGGGAAATTCTGTAGTAATATTGACTCCTAGCGTTGCTTCCATGCGGAACTAATCTAAGTATGACATGTTGTAGGCCTAAACTAGTGAAATTAGTATCAAATTCTTTGTCTGTTAAACCAAAGAGTttatttggtactccctccgtccaacaaaagatgtctcaagtttgtcaaaatttggatgtatctagacatgacttagtatacagatgcattcaaatttagtcaaaattgagacatcctttgttggacagagggagtattataatCACTTACTTTTCATTCTCATTCAGAACCGAATACAGGAAGACACGGTAGGCAGATAGGAGTATTAGTGCTGCCATACTGAATGCAAATGTTGTGATCGCATTGTTAGAGGTACACATATTCATATTTGTTAGCCATGTAATATCCTCATCGTATTAGGGATTTTCTGCATATTTACCACATCTCCGCGTGCATATATGGCCTTATGGAAATAC contains:
- the LOC100823031 gene encoding serine/threonine-protein kinase-like protein CCR4; translation: MSPKFPPSPLTFFFALVVLALPSLAAASSSFALPTIAIAAVGANTTSPHHLACGLVSTGTDYHLSCASVSNRSASPHEYGHGEGRGGASTTPFSAVVAGDGYVCSVGPTSSNPESMRWWDLADEEKPSKRVYRGAELSAVAGGGEYVCGLVETRIQCWRWPWAPLPKDVGFTAVALGGGFVCGLVVGTGEVKCYGDGDAVGREPRGRYMLLAAGERHACAVDDAGMLDCWGEAAAVAAAAPPRLVRSVSTVAVGDGVTCVLWGNWTASCWPEAEAAPPQAMAQRQFVALEAKGKVVCGVLMSDYSMVCWGGDVAGGLSKVFDKVLPGPCAPSGSCPCGVWSGSAALCGDSTGYGAAICYPCGYTPPMMLQVPSTSQSTGKKQRPISDLAIALICVGIGSGLGTLLAALSVAYCLRQRSGSGRSSSHGSGRIHAEPTSATIPAPPRVPRRLSALLSKGPNTTVEQFPLAALRAATGVFSPSHRIGSGSFGAVYRASLPDGREVAIKRAERRDTGGASSSAAAAAARRVNHESAFVSELSLLSRLNHKNLVRLLGFCADGGEHILVYEFMPNGTLHDHLHKRPAPLSPPLASWPARLRLALGAARGIEYLHTYAVPPIIHRDIKSSNILLDATWSAKVADFGLSLLNNSSNAGDNNEPLVTAGTVGYMDPEYYRLQHLTDKSDVYSFGVLLLELLSGCKVIQRYEGSGTPRNVVDMAVPYIESDRVHRVLDIRLPLPTPGEMEAVAYVGYLAADCVRLPGRDRPSMSEAVGVLERAVAACEDDEDGADEAALSRSCTDGSATM